A stretch of Labrus bergylta chromosome 19, fLabBer1.1, whole genome shotgun sequence DNA encodes these proteins:
- the LOC109994632 gene encoding polypeptide N-acetylgalactosaminyltransferase 15, which produces MRLWIRAAAVRRRVLCLWLLLLGFALVTLALSDLLNRDQDQSHQNPSPPRRPLQRIPRPDLEIIVDSRDPALELGLNIAPLKSLQEDQLLFVPSTQGIKNPPKRKGSYKVILTGSNKDSTTPAPPTHGEVGKEVQTQLRDSEKKVELSDVQKFGFNEVISESISLHRRFPEVRHPECLGEQYSEALPSASVIICFHDEAWSTLLRTVHTVLDSAPKQYLQEILLVDDLSQHGHLKSVLSEYVSHLDGVRLIRSTKRLGVGGCRSLGAARAAGEVLVFVDSHCECQKGWLEPLLERIAQDRTRVVSPIMDVIDWQTFQYNATQWPVRGVFDWRLDFHWESYHHLPDKEQDSAVQPVSSPALGGGVVAMDRHFFHSVGAYDPGILLWGGEQIELSIRVWSCGGSMEVVPCSRVAHVGHHHLPYLLPDQEVLQRNKIRVADTWMDAFRKIFYRRDTLAHFIRQSESPNITERLRLKRSLGCRNFHWYLTTVYPQLYIPQDRPALSGELYNVGTSSCADLPRGHDLHGGVMVIAPCSGTGSQHCDLNSDSEVRFGPMGALCLDVDGERVVASPCAKQRPTSSRLQWKFIKLSGQLVHQQSQLCVEAVKEGGVTQSTHTSPAGLLLRPCTHQPRQQWHFEQLVAPKGA; this is translated from the exons ATGAGGCTGTGGATCAGAGCCGCAGCTGTAAGGAGGAGGGTGCTCTGCCTCTGGCTGCTGCTCCTAGGCTTCGCCCTGGTCACTCTGGCGCTGTCGGACCTCTTAAACCGGGACCAGGATCAAAGTCATCAGAACCCCAGTCCTCCCCGCCGCCCCCTCCAGAGAATCCCCAGACCAGACctggagatcatcgtggactcaAGGGACCCTGCGTTAGAGCTTGGATTGAATATTGCCCCACTAAAATCTCTTCAAGAAGACCAGCTCTTATTTGTGCCATCGACGCAAGGCATAAAGAATCCGCCGAAGAGGAAGGGGAGTTATAAGGTGATTCTAACCGGGTCAAATAAGGATTCCACCACCCCTGCGCCGCCGACGCACGGCGAAGTTGGGAAAGAAGTGCAGACACAACTGAGGGATTCTGAGAAGAAGGTGGAGCTGTCTGATGTCCAAAAGTTTGGTTTCAACGAGGTGATCAGTGAGAGTATTTCACTGCATCGCAGGTTTCCCGAGGTGCGCCATCCTGA GTGTTTAGGGGAGCAGTACAGCGAGGCTCTGCCGTCAGCCAGTGTTATTATCTGCTTCCACGACGAGGCTTGGTCCACGTTGCTGCGCACTGTGCACACCGTGCTGGATTCAGCACCCAAACAGTATCTGCAAGAGATTCTGCTGGTGGACGACCTCAGCCAGCACG GACACCTGAAGAGCGTGCTCAGTGAGTATGTGTCTCATTTGGACGGGGTGCGTTTGATTCGCAGCACCAAGCGCCTGGGCGTGGGAGGGTGCCGATCTCTGGGAGCTGCTCGAGCTGCAGGGGAGGTGTTGGTGTTCGTGGACTCCCACTGTGAATGTCAGAAGGGATGGCTGGAACCACTTCTGGAAAGAATAGCTCAGGACAG GACCAGAGTGGTGTCCCCCATCATGGATGTGATTGACTGGCAGACCTTTCAGTACAACGCCACCCAGTGGCCAGTGAGGGGAGTTTTCGACTGGAGGCTTGACTTCCACTGGGAATCTTATCATCATCTGCCAGATAAAGAACAAGACTCAGCTGTTCAACCTGTGTC GAGTCCAGCATTAGGAGGAGGAGTTGTGGCCATGGACAGACATTTCTTCCACAGCGTGGGAGCCTATGACCCAGGGATACTTCTGTGGGGAGGAGAGCAAATTGAGCTGTCAATCAGG GTGTGGTCCTGCGGGGGTTCCATGGAGGTGGTCCCCTGCTCCCGTGTGGCTCACGTAGGCCACCACCATCTGCCTTACCTCCTCCCGGATCAGGAGGTTCTCCAGAGGAACAAAATCCGGGTCGCAGACACTTGGATGGATGCTTTCAGGAAGATCTTCTACAGGAGGGACACTCTCGCTCATTTCATTAGGCAG tctgaGAGTCCGAACATCACAGAGCGTCTGAGACTTAAAAGGAGTCTGGGGTGCAGGAACTTCCACTGGTACCTGACAACGGTTTATCCACAGCTTTACATCCCTCAGGACAGACCTGCTCTGTCAGGAgag CTGTACAACGTGGGCACGAGCAGCTGTGCAGACCTTCCTCGAGGTCATGATCTGCATGGTGGGGTCATGGTTATAGCACCCTGCAGCGGGACAGGCAGCCAG CACTGCGATCTGAACTCTGACTCTGAGGTGCGCTTCGGTCCAATGGGGGCTCTGTGTCTTGACGTAGATGGAGAGCGGGTGGTGGCGTCTCCGTGCGCCAAACAACGACCGACCAGCAGCAGACTTCAGTGGAAGTTCATAAAG ctgaGCGGTCAACTTGTCCACCAGCAGTCACAGttatgtgtggaggctgtaaaAGAAGGAGGAGTCACACAAAGCACCCACACCAGCCCAGCAGGTCTGCTCCTGCGTCCCTGCACCCATCAACCCCGACAACAGTGGCACTTTGAGCAACTAGTAGCTCCTAAAGGTGCCTGA
- the gpnmb gene encoding protein QNR-71 isoform X2 gives MESLRFVFLLFCAFLVYQADGRRTYGEIFPHKHELAKKLPFPIPPIPGWDPDTNPWDDYLYPPLNPKPKELMHHKGKPKVRLTSDSPALNGSCISFTAKLEYPPCQKEDVNGNLVWDEHCEDANGQVRSGYVYNWTSWIDDYGFGKCTDLKKCNVFPDGKPFPQSNDWSRKSYVYVWHAMGQYYETCDGSSSSVTINTTTIPIGAEVMEVMVYRKRERRKYSPLSTDNTVFYVTDKIPVAVSISQKAAVNESDNVFFRGEDVVFKVQLHDPSGYLKTAASIDYIWDFRDGNQVVTHRDLTTHTYSRLGNMSVKLVVEAAFPAECPPPAVTTAHKSTSSPPPTEAPTAPPGTHAGTVKMETTQAPPSTSRALPSTSSSPSTSSSSTSAMPTTESLPPSVASSTPEYDPTMSWLRTRRLNSNECFRYVHGTFMGNITIVEPKHPLNSQPNSRIIDVSTSRLTNTDISFLVKCLGSIPTSACTIVSDPSCTRVSNIMCDDVPLSKQCEVRLRRTFLEPGTYCVNITLEDSSSLALTSTTITINKSQDAPVSKKSHAAEVVLSSSAVLAAVFAFVAFMVCRRYKVYRPIRRSLVEDASGHAGFKGRAVRLREALFPSSEESHHLLTERRPM, from the exons atGGAATCCCTGCGATTTGTTTTTCTCctattttgtgcctttttagTTTATCAAGCAGATGGACGCAGAA CTTATGGTGAAATTTTCCCCCACAAGCATGAATTAGCTAAGAAGCTTCCATTTCCAATTCCACCAATCCCTGGCTGGGATCCGGACACCAACCCATGGGATGATTACCTCTACCCTCCACTCAACCCAAAGCCAAAGGAGCTCATGCACCACAAAG GTAAACCCAAGGTTCGTCTGACCAGCGATAGTCCGGCTCTCAACGGCTCGTGCATCTCCTTCACTGCAAAGCTGGAGTATCCTCCGTGCCAGAAGGAGGATGTTAATGGAAACCTTGTTTGGGATGAGCACTGTGAGGATG CTAATGGACAGGTGCGTTCTGGCTACGTGTACAACTGGACTTCCTGGATCGATGATTATGGCTTTGGAAAGTGTACAGACTTAAAGAAGTGCAATGTGTTTCCTGATGGGAAGCCATTCCCTCAGAGCAATGACTGGAGTCGCAAGAGCTATGTCTATGTGTGGCACGCGATGG GCCAGTACTATGAGACATGTGACGGCTCCTCCTCGAGTGTGACCATCAACACCACCACCATCCCTATCGGGGCAGAGGTCATGGAGGTCATGGTCTACAGGAAACGTGAGCGTAGGAAGTACAGCCCCCTCTCCACCGACAACACCGTCTTCTACGTCACAG ataAGATCCCAGTGGCGGTCAGCATCTCCCAGAAGGCTGCGGTCAACGAGTCCGACAATGTTTTCTTTCGTGGTGAGGACGTGGTCTTCAAAGTCCAGCTCCATGACCCCAGTGGGTACCTCAAAACCGCTGCCTCCATCGACTACATCTGGGACTTCAGAGATGGCAACCAAGTGGTGACACACCGCGACCTGACCACACACACCTACAGCAGACTGGGGAACATGAGTGTGAAGCTGGTGGTGGAGGCTGCATTCCCTGCAGAGTGTCCTCCACCTGCTGTCACCACAGCTCATAAGAGCACCTCTTCTCCACCTCCCACAG AGGCTCCAACAGCTCCGCCAGGTACTCATGCTGGTACTGTCAAGATGGAGACCACACAGG CACCACCCAGCACCAGTCGGGccctcccctccacctcctcctccccctccacctcctcctcttctacaAGTGCCATGCCAACCACAGAGTCCTTACCCCCTTCTGTAGCCAGCTCGACCCCAGAGTACGACCCCACCATGTCCTGGCTCCGCACCAGACGCCTCAACAGCAACGAGTGCTTCCGCTACGTTCACGGCACCTTCATGGGCAACATCACCATTGTTG AGCCCAAACACCCCCTGAACAGCCAGCCAAACAGTCGCATCATAGATGTGTCCACCTCGAGACTGACCAACACAGATATCAGCTTCCTGGTCAAATGTCTGGGCAG CATCCCCACCTCGGCCTGCACCATCGTGTCAGACCCCAGCTGCACCCGAGTGAGTAACATCATGTGTGATGACGTCCCGCTGTCCAAACAGTGTGAGGTGCGTCTCAGGCGGACATTTCTGGAGCCGGGCACCTACTGTGTCAACATCACGCTGGAGGACTCCAGCAGCTTGGCACTGACCAGCACAACCATCACCATCAACAAGTCCCAGGATGCACCCG TGTCTAAGAAGTCTCACGCTGCAGAGGTGGTGCTCTCCTCCAGCGCCGTTCTGGCTGCCGTCTTTGCATTTGTCGCCTTCATGGTCTGCAG ACGTTACAAGGTGTACCGACCAATTCGGAGGTCACTGGTTGAGGATGCCAGCGGACATGCTGGATTCAAAGGCCGTGCGGTCCGTCTGAGGGAGGCGCTGTTCCCCTCCAGTGAGGAGAGCCATCACTTGCTGACTGAGCGACGCCCAATGTAG
- the gpnmb gene encoding protein QNR-71 isoform X1, producing MESLRFVFLLFCAFLVYQADGRRTYGEIFPHKHELAKKLPFPIPPIPGWDPDTNPWDDYLYPPLNPKPKELMHHKGKPKVRLTSDSPALNGSCISFTAKLEYPPCQKEDVNGNLVWDEHCEDGTELEASANGQVRSGYVYNWTSWIDDYGFGKCTDLKKCNVFPDGKPFPQSNDWSRKSYVYVWHAMGQYYETCDGSSSSVTINTTTIPIGAEVMEVMVYRKRERRKYSPLSTDNTVFYVTDKIPVAVSISQKAAVNESDNVFFRGEDVVFKVQLHDPSGYLKTAASIDYIWDFRDGNQVVTHRDLTTHTYSRLGNMSVKLVVEAAFPAECPPPAVTTAHKSTSSPPPTEAPTAPPGTHAGTVKMETTQAPPSTSRALPSTSSSPSTSSSSTSAMPTTESLPPSVASSTPEYDPTMSWLRTRRLNSNECFRYVHGTFMGNITIVEPKHPLNSQPNSRIIDVSTSRLTNTDISFLVKCLGSIPTSACTIVSDPSCTRVSNIMCDDVPLSKQCEVRLRRTFLEPGTYCVNITLEDSSSLALTSTTITINKSQDAPVSKKSHAAEVVLSSSAVLAAVFAFVAFMVCRRYKVYRPIRRSLVEDASGHAGFKGRAVRLREALFPSSEESHHLLTERRPM from the exons atGGAATCCCTGCGATTTGTTTTTCTCctattttgtgcctttttagTTTATCAAGCAGATGGACGCAGAA CTTATGGTGAAATTTTCCCCCACAAGCATGAATTAGCTAAGAAGCTTCCATTTCCAATTCCACCAATCCCTGGCTGGGATCCGGACACCAACCCATGGGATGATTACCTCTACCCTCCACTCAACCCAAAGCCAAAGGAGCTCATGCACCACAAAG GTAAACCCAAGGTTCGTCTGACCAGCGATAGTCCGGCTCTCAACGGCTCGTGCATCTCCTTCACTGCAAAGCTGGAGTATCCTCCGTGCCAGAAGGAGGATGTTAATGGAAACCTTGTTTGGGATGAGCACTGTGAGGATGGTACGGAGCTGGAGGCCTCAG CTAATGGACAGGTGCGTTCTGGCTACGTGTACAACTGGACTTCCTGGATCGATGATTATGGCTTTGGAAAGTGTACAGACTTAAAGAAGTGCAATGTGTTTCCTGATGGGAAGCCATTCCCTCAGAGCAATGACTGGAGTCGCAAGAGCTATGTCTATGTGTGGCACGCGATGG GCCAGTACTATGAGACATGTGACGGCTCCTCCTCGAGTGTGACCATCAACACCACCACCATCCCTATCGGGGCAGAGGTCATGGAGGTCATGGTCTACAGGAAACGTGAGCGTAGGAAGTACAGCCCCCTCTCCACCGACAACACCGTCTTCTACGTCACAG ataAGATCCCAGTGGCGGTCAGCATCTCCCAGAAGGCTGCGGTCAACGAGTCCGACAATGTTTTCTTTCGTGGTGAGGACGTGGTCTTCAAAGTCCAGCTCCATGACCCCAGTGGGTACCTCAAAACCGCTGCCTCCATCGACTACATCTGGGACTTCAGAGATGGCAACCAAGTGGTGACACACCGCGACCTGACCACACACACCTACAGCAGACTGGGGAACATGAGTGTGAAGCTGGTGGTGGAGGCTGCATTCCCTGCAGAGTGTCCTCCACCTGCTGTCACCACAGCTCATAAGAGCACCTCTTCTCCACCTCCCACAG AGGCTCCAACAGCTCCGCCAGGTACTCATGCTGGTACTGTCAAGATGGAGACCACACAGG CACCACCCAGCACCAGTCGGGccctcccctccacctcctcctccccctccacctcctcctcttctacaAGTGCCATGCCAACCACAGAGTCCTTACCCCCTTCTGTAGCCAGCTCGACCCCAGAGTACGACCCCACCATGTCCTGGCTCCGCACCAGACGCCTCAACAGCAACGAGTGCTTCCGCTACGTTCACGGCACCTTCATGGGCAACATCACCATTGTTG AGCCCAAACACCCCCTGAACAGCCAGCCAAACAGTCGCATCATAGATGTGTCCACCTCGAGACTGACCAACACAGATATCAGCTTCCTGGTCAAATGTCTGGGCAG CATCCCCACCTCGGCCTGCACCATCGTGTCAGACCCCAGCTGCACCCGAGTGAGTAACATCATGTGTGATGACGTCCCGCTGTCCAAACAGTGTGAGGTGCGTCTCAGGCGGACATTTCTGGAGCCGGGCACCTACTGTGTCAACATCACGCTGGAGGACTCCAGCAGCTTGGCACTGACCAGCACAACCATCACCATCAACAAGTCCCAGGATGCACCCG TGTCTAAGAAGTCTCACGCTGCAGAGGTGGTGCTCTCCTCCAGCGCCGTTCTGGCTGCCGTCTTTGCATTTGTCGCCTTCATGGTCTGCAG ACGTTACAAGGTGTACCGACCAATTCGGAGGTCACTGGTTGAGGATGCCAGCGGACATGCTGGATTCAAAGGCCGTGCGGTCCGTCTGAGGGAGGCGCTGTTCCCCTCCAGTGAGGAGAGCCATCACTTGCTGACTGAGCGACGCCCAATGTAG